The following proteins come from a genomic window of Nitrospirae bacterium YQR-1:
- the ligA gene encoding NAD-dependent DNA ligase LigA — translation MTDIRAEIDQLVKELNHHCYRYYVLDEPEISDAQYDLMYGRLKELLAKYGYVPSDSPTERVGGKPLERFEKVQHRVPMLSLDDTFSFEEALEFDRRVKRLLETSNDICYSVEVKYDGLAVELAYENGTLVRASTRGDGYVGEDVTQNIKTIKAVPLKIAGHSVPQEIEIRGEIFMKKDDFIKLNALRTAQGEQPFANPRNAAAGAVRQLDPNITAQRKLQIACYGLGFVPAMLFTTQDGLVTWLKENLFPAPYIFEVAPNIEKAVEVVKNIGKIRESLPFDIDGAVIKVNDFKLREALGQRTKEPRWAIAFKYQAHRGITKITDIIVSVGRTGVLTPVAVLNPVSIGGVTVSRSTLHNWDEIRRKDIRCGDTVVVERAGDVIPHVVEVLYTESADRGDVLPPPSDCPVCGSKVVRSGGFDDTDDDFSKSETEKTTTAVAYRCIGLNCSAQAVGVLKHYVSRAAMNIEGLGKKTIEMFYEKGLIRSITDIYKLEALKIYGLQGFAEKSVENLFISIENSKKTTLAKFLYALGIRHAGEYVTRLLSGHFETIDKLFYIKQEALVDIEGLGKIIAGSISDFFNDEKNIQTIDEILSMGLELTNPDYKSKVNGTAGAQQPGLSGNTAGALDGLKFVLTGTLPVERKALESLIAESGGRAASSVSKETSYVIAGNGPGSKYDKAKKLGVKIITYEEFLKLLNTE, via the coding sequence ATGACAGACATAAGAGCTGAAATCGATCAACTTGTTAAAGAGCTCAATCACCATTGCTACCGGTATTATGTGCTGGATGAGCCTGAGATAAGCGACGCGCAATATGACCTGATGTATGGCAGGCTAAAGGAGCTGCTGGCAAAGTACGGCTATGTGCCGTCTGATTCTCCAACTGAGAGGGTTGGCGGGAAACCGCTGGAAAGGTTTGAAAAAGTACAGCACAGGGTACCGATGCTTTCACTTGACGATACCTTTTCATTTGAAGAGGCGCTGGAGTTTGACAGGCGGGTTAAGAGATTACTGGAGACTTCCAACGATATTTGCTACAGTGTGGAGGTGAAGTACGACGGCCTTGCCGTGGAGTTAGCTTATGAAAACGGCACTCTTGTGAGAGCCTCAACCCGCGGGGATGGTTATGTTGGTGAGGATGTAACACAAAACATTAAAACCATAAAGGCAGTTCCCCTGAAAATTGCGGGCCATAGTGTACCTCAGGAGATAGAAATCAGGGGTGAAATCTTTATGAAAAAAGATGATTTCATCAAATTAAACGCTCTCAGAACGGCTCAGGGAGAGCAGCCCTTTGCTAACCCCCGCAATGCAGCAGCCGGTGCTGTCAGACAACTGGATCCTAATATCACGGCTCAGAGAAAGCTACAAATTGCCTGCTACGGGCTGGGCTTTGTTCCTGCAATGCTGTTTACTACTCAGGATGGGCTTGTTACATGGTTAAAAGAAAACCTCTTTCCAGCTCCATACATTTTTGAGGTGGCGCCAAACATAGAAAAAGCTGTTGAGGTAGTTAAGAATATCGGGAAAATTCGTGAGTCGCTGCCGTTTGATATAGACGGTGCTGTAATTAAGGTTAATGACTTTAAACTCAGAGAGGCTCTTGGGCAGCGGACAAAAGAGCCCCGCTGGGCGATAGCATTTAAATACCAGGCGCACAGGGGTATCACAAAAATAACAGATATAATTGTAAGTGTCGGCAGGACAGGGGTGCTGACTCCTGTTGCGGTGTTAAATCCTGTATCAATCGGAGGGGTCACGGTATCGCGGTCAACGTTACATAACTGGGATGAAATAAGACGAAAGGATATCCGCTGCGGGGATACGGTTGTAGTGGAAAGAGCGGGGGATGTGATACCACATGTTGTGGAGGTTCTTTACACTGAGAGCGCCGACAGAGGGGATGTACTCCCTCCACCATCTGACTGCCCGGTATGCGGCTCTAAGGTGGTACGTAGCGGAGGCTTTGATGATACGGATGATGATTTCTCTAAATCTGAGACGGAAAAAACTACCACTGCTGTGGCCTACCGGTGTATCGGGCTTAATTGCAGCGCACAGGCTGTGGGGGTCCTTAAGCACTATGTGTCAAGAGCAGCGATGAATATTGAGGGACTGGGGAAAAAAACAATAGAGATGTTTTATGAAAAAGGGCTTATCAGGTCAATTACTGATATCTATAAATTGGAAGCGCTTAAGATATATGGGCTTCAGGGGTTTGCTGAAAAGTCGGTGGAGAATCTGTTTATCTCCATAGAAAACAGTAAAAAAACAACGCTGGCTAAGTTTCTCTATGCCCTTGGAATAAGACATGCAGGGGAGTATGTTACAAGGCTGCTGTCTGGGCATTTCGAAACTATAGATAAACTGTTTTACATAAAGCAGGAGGCACTTGTTGATATAGAGGGTCTGGGGAAAATCATAGCTGGGAGCATTTCAGATTTTTTTAATGATGAAAAGAATATTCAAACCATAGATGAAATATTAAGTATGGGGCTTGAATTAACAAATCCTGATTATAAGAGTAAAGTCAACGGCACAGCCGGCGCTCAGCAGCCTGGGCTATCCGGCAACACTGCCGGAGCGCTTGATGGTTTAAAGTTTGTACTAACCGGCACACTGCCGGTAGAGCGCAAAGCATTGGAGTCATTGATAGCAGAGAGCGGGGGGAGAGCAGCATCGTCGGTATCCAAAGAGACCTCATATGTAATAGCAGGCAACGGCCCGGGGAGTAAATATGACAAGGCTAAAAAACTTGGTGTTAAAATAATAACATATGAGGAATTTCTTAAACTGTTGAATACAGAATAA
- a CDS encoding glycosyltransferase family 9 protein: MSKTQKEPLTAGYLYLNKKAVLLLKLLDLLTHSFFKKRSKPDNINKILIVKPDHAGDVLMMTSILPFIKNTYPFCRIDVICGSWSVEILTGNHYIRKIIQLDHFMLNRDKVSFPAKFLRHTYGFLKALAMLRYEKYDAAFVLRAYGGNLITLLRLGGVKYIAGHPTGGFSALLDSKAVWRAGVHEVEHYLEVLRAAGIAGDANRFRYELYTEEAEEARVAKLIDSEIGGPFVVIHPGAGDRRKLLPAKSWTGIIEKIDMKYSVVFTGTSSEMPYFSEIQRKRDAVNLMGKLNIKELYLLYKRAACVFTVESLSAHIGACAGVKTIVFCGGINDIAQWRPLGDNVVIIRKDIECSPCLNGCKDMDCMKDLAAVMSHS, encoded by the coding sequence ATGTCAAAAACCCAAAAAGAACCTCTTACCGCCGGTTACCTATACTTAAATAAAAAGGCGGTCTTGTTGTTAAAACTGCTTGATTTACTGACACACTCTTTTTTTAAAAAACGGTCAAAACCTGATAACATTAATAAAATCCTTATTGTAAAACCAGACCATGCCGGAGATGTTTTAATGATGACCTCCATACTACCGTTTATTAAAAACACGTATCCTTTCTGCCGGATTGACGTAATTTGCGGAAGCTGGTCAGTTGAGATATTAACCGGAAACCATTATATTAGGAAAATCATACAGCTGGACCACTTTATGTTAAACAGAGACAAGGTGAGTTTTCCTGCAAAATTTCTCAGGCACACATATGGTTTCTTAAAAGCACTTGCCATGTTAAGATACGAAAAATACGATGCAGCTTTTGTGCTGAGAGCTTATGGCGGCAATCTAATCACACTTCTGAGGCTGGGAGGCGTTAAGTACATCGCAGGACATCCAACCGGAGGCTTTAGTGCTTTATTAGACTCTAAGGCCGTGTGGAGAGCTGGAGTGCATGAGGTGGAACACTATCTTGAGGTGTTAAGAGCGGCCGGCATTGCCGGAGATGCAAACAGATTTCGCTATGAGCTTTACACAGAGGAGGCGGAGGAAGCACGAGTTGCCAAATTAATTGACAGCGAGATTGGAGGCCCGTTTGTTGTGATTCATCCCGGGGCAGGGGACAGAAGAAAACTCTTACCGGCTAAGTCATGGACCGGGATAATAGAAAAAATTGATATGAAATATTCGGTAGTCTTTACCGGCACAAGCTCTGAGATGCCGTACTTTTCAGAGATACAGAGAAAAAGAGATGCCGTCAACCTTATGGGAAAGTTGAACATAAAAGAATTATACCTCTTGTATAAGAGGGCTGCGTGTGTGTTTACGGTGGAATCACTCAGCGCTCATATCGGCGCCTGTGCAGGGGTAAAGACGATAGTGTTTTGTGGGGGTATTAATGACATCGCACAGTGGCGGCCTTTAGGAGACAACGTGGTGATTATAAGAAAGGACATTGAGTGTTCACCGTGCTTAAACGGTTGTAAGGATATGGATTGCATGAAAGATTTAGCTGCTGTTATGAGTCACTCATGA
- a CDS encoding Crp/Fnr family transcriptional regulator encodes MKEHLRKVPLFSSLNDEELEWVVRKLIIKKYKKNEIVLLEDDSNSYMYIIVEGEARVTQMSIEGKEFTIAMFQSGEYFGELSLIDGKTTSATVTVTKDATLALISKENFFSILHTQNKILDNLLQTLCMRIRGSLETIQMFNQSQAHKRLIMLFNKLLKQYGSNTKNGTVLNIRLTHNEIANMTGLARQTITKVLDEWKNDGIINIQNGRFIRLTEKFFKLSLE; translated from the coding sequence ATGAAAGAGCATTTAAGAAAAGTGCCCCTGTTTTCATCTTTAAACGATGAGGAGTTAGAATGGGTTGTGCGCAAACTGATAATTAAGAAGTACAAAAAGAATGAGATAGTTCTCCTTGAGGATGACTCAAACAGTTACATGTACATCATAGTAGAGGGTGAGGCAAGGGTAACCCAGATGAGCATAGAGGGCAAGGAATTTACTATAGCAATGTTTCAAAGCGGAGAGTACTTTGGTGAGCTTTCTCTGATTGACGGCAAGACAACGTCTGCCACTGTAACAGTCACAAAGGACGCAACTCTGGCACTCATTTCAAAAGAGAATTTTTTTTCCATCCTGCACACCCAAAATAAAATCCTTGACAACTTACTGCAAACCCTTTGCATGAGAATTCGGGGCTCTCTCGAGACAATTCAGATGTTCAACCAGTCACAGGCGCACAAAAGACTCATCATGCTTTTTAATAAACTACTGAAGCAATACGGCAGCAACACCAAAAACGGCACAGTGCTAAACATCCGGCTTACCCATAATGAAATTGCAAACATGACGGGACTGGCACGGCAAACCATTACAAAAGTGTTAGATGAATGGAAAAATGACGGCATTATAAATATTCAAAACGGCAGATTTATCCGGCTTACAGAAAAATTTTTTAAATTGTCACTTGAATGA